The following proteins come from a genomic window of Oncorhynchus mykiss isolate Arlee chromosome 19, USDA_OmykA_1.1, whole genome shotgun sequence:
- the LOC110498070 gene encoding C-C chemokine receptor type 6-like, with product MNETFTDAYDYDITENDNKDYPDDNEYICNLNPNRGMEIVIQTYFHSFICAFGFCGNAFVIVTYAFYKKAKTMTDVYLLNVAVADLLFIVALPLIIYNEQHDWSMGSVACKALRGAYSINLYSGMLLLACISGDRYISIVQARRSFGLRSKNLIYSRLICTAIWALAIALSVPTVIYNERVEETILLEGTITVCQEQFQSNRTARLMKVLVPSLQVAMGFFLPLLAMVLCYARILWTLLRAQSTQRHKAVRVVLAVVLVFIVCHLPYNVVLLYHTVALFQQRECEVEKIILTTLTITRSMAYLHCCLNPILYAFIGVKFRSHFRKILEDLWCMGRKYIYPSGRSSRMTSDLYIPAHKSTDGSNKSNKNVSSLTM from the exons ATGAATGAGACGTTCACAGATGCATATGATTATGACATCACAGAAAACGACAATAAAGATTATCCAGATGATAACGAATATATCTGTAACCTGAATCCCAACCGTGGTATGGAGATAGTCATACAGACCTACTTCCATTCCTTCATCTGTGCATTCGGTTTCTGTGGCAATGCATTTGTGATAGTCACATATGCCTTCTACAAGAAAGCCAAGACCATGACGGACGTGTACCTTCTGAACGTGGCGGTGGCAGACCTGCTCTTCATCGTGGCCCTACCTCTCATAATTTACAATGAGCAGCATGACTGGAGCATGGGCTCAGTGGCCTGCAAG GCTTTGCGAGGAGCCTACAGCATCAACCTGTACAGTGGCATGCTCCTGCTGGCCTGCATCAGTGGAGATCGTTACATCTCCATCGTCCAGGCCAGGCGCTCCTTTGGCCTCCGGTCCAAGAACCTGATCTATAGCCGCCTAATCTGTACAGCCATCTGGGCTCTGGCCATAGCCCTGTCCGTCCCCACAGTCATCTACAATGAGCGGGTTGAGGAGACCATCTTGCTGGAAGGGACTATAACCGTGTGTCAGGAGCAGTTCCAAAGTAACAGGACCGCCCGGCTGATGAAGGTGCTGGTGCCTAGCCTGCAGGTGGCCATGGGGTTCTTCCTGCCCCTCCTGGCCATGGTCCTCTGCTATGCCAGAATCCTATGGACCCTACTGAGGGCCCAAAGCACCCAGAGACACAAG GCGGTTCGTGTGGTACTAGCCGTGGTGTTGGTCTTCATCGTGTGCCACCTGCCCTACAATGTGGTGCTACTCTACCACACGGTGGCGCTGTTCCAGCAGAGGGAGTGTGAGGTAGAGAAGATTATCCTTACCACCCTCACCATCACCAGGAGCATGGCCTACCTCCACTGCTGCCTCAACCCCATCCTGTATGCCTTCATCGGGGTCAAGTTCAGGAGCCACTTCAGGAAGATCCTGGAGGACCTGTGGTGCATGGGCAGGAAGTACATCTACCCGTCTGGACGCTCCTCAcgcatgacctctgacctctatatCCCAGCACACAAGTCCACCGACGGATCCAACAAATCCAACAAGAATGTCTCGTCGTTAACCATGTGA